One segment of Streptomyces bathyalis DNA contains the following:
- a CDS encoding PepSY domain-containing protein: MKRKLAIATVTALALIGGGSVAASASDDANQPAASSASSASSASAASSAGADDRDDDRVDDKDDGKDDGKDDKDDGRNEGRAAADAGTTAADAAAAALKTAPGTVTSIDLEAGKQGPVWEVDVTKGGTSHEVRLDGNTKKVLSERTEQEEDAVPGSKLTAEDVARKAAERGTVTAVEFDDDAKSPTWEVETTDKGKETELTVDGRSGKVTQSAADHEDDLDQGEDRDDDADDADQGDDD, translated from the coding sequence ATGAAGCGCAAGCTCGCCATCGCCACCGTCACCGCCCTGGCGCTGATCGGCGGGGGCTCGGTCGCGGCGTCCGCCAGCGACGACGCCAACCAGCCCGCTGCGTCCTCGGCTTCGTCCGCGTCCTCCGCCTCCGCCGCGTCCTCGGCCGGTGCCGACGACCGGGACGACGACCGGGTTGACGACAAGGACGACGGCAAGGACGACGGCAAGGACGACAAGGACGACGGCAGGAACGAAGGCCGTGCGGCCGCGGACGCCGGAACCACGGCTGCCGACGCGGCGGCAGCAGCCCTGAAGACCGCCCCCGGCACCGTCACGAGCATCGACCTGGAGGCAGGCAAGCAGGGCCCGGTCTGGGAGGTCGACGTCACCAAGGGCGGTACGTCGCACGAGGTCCGGCTCGACGGGAACACGAAGAAGGTCCTGAGCGAGCGGACGGAGCAGGAAGAGGACGCGGTCCCCGGCTCGAAGCTCACGGCCGAGGACGTGGCCCGCAAGGCGGCCGAGCGCGGCACCGTGACGGCTGTCGAGTTCGACGACGACGCGAAGTCCCCCACCTGGGAGGTGGAGACGACCGACAAGGGCAAGGAGACGGAACTGACCGTCGACGGCCGGTCGGGCAAGGTCACCCAGTCCGCCGCGGACCACGAGGACGACCTGGACCAGGGTGAGGACCGGGACGACGACGCCGACGACGCCGATCAGGGCGACGACGACTGA
- the meaB gene encoding methylmalonyl Co-A mutase-associated GTPase MeaB has protein sequence MAVDVSELVEQAREGRPRAVARLISLVEGASPQLREVMAALAPRCGNAYVVGLTGSPGVGKSTSTSALVTAFRRAGKRVGILAVDPSSPFSGGALLGDRVRMGEHASDPGVYIRSMATRGHLGGLAWAAPQAIRVLDAAGCDVVLVETVGVGQSEVEIAAQADTSVVLLAPGMGDGIQAAKAGILEIGDVYVVNKADRDGADATVRELNHMLGLGEARSPGDWRPPIVKTVAARSEGIGELMEALEKHHAWMEEHGVLTERRTKRAAREIETIAVTALRERMGELRGRKRLGSLAEKVVGGSLDPYAAADELVAGVTEA, from the coding sequence ATGGCGGTGGACGTCTCCGAGCTGGTCGAGCAGGCGAGAGAGGGCCGGCCGAGGGCCGTCGCCCGTCTCATCTCCCTGGTGGAGGGGGCCTCCCCGCAGCTGCGCGAGGTCATGGCGGCTCTCGCGCCGCGCTGCGGCAACGCCTACGTGGTGGGCCTGACGGGTTCGCCCGGCGTCGGCAAGTCCACGTCGACATCGGCGCTGGTCACGGCGTTCCGGCGCGCGGGCAAGCGTGTCGGCATCCTCGCCGTCGACCCGTCCTCCCCCTTCTCCGGCGGTGCGCTGCTGGGCGACCGCGTGCGGATGGGCGAGCACGCCTCCGACCCCGGTGTCTACATCCGTTCCATGGCGACCCGCGGCCACCTCGGCGGACTGGCGTGGGCCGCGCCTCAGGCGATCCGGGTGCTGGACGCGGCCGGGTGCGACGTGGTGCTCGTCGAGACGGTCGGCGTGGGCCAGAGCGAGGTCGAGATCGCGGCACAGGCCGACACGAGCGTCGTGCTGCTCGCACCGGGGATGGGGGACGGGATCCAGGCCGCGAAGGCCGGAATCCTGGAGATCGGCGACGTGTACGTCGTCAACAAGGCCGACCGCGACGGGGCCGACGCGACCGTCCGCGAGCTCAATCACATGCTGGGGCTCGGCGAGGCACGCTCGCCGGGCGACTGGCGTCCGCCGATCGTCAAGACCGTCGCGGCGCGGAGCGAGGGCATCGGCGAGCTCATGGAGGCGCTGGAGAAGCACCACGCGTGGATGGAGGAGCACGGGGTTCTCACGGAGCGCCGCACGAAGCGGGCGGCCCGCGAGATCGAGACGATCGCGGTGACGGCGCTGAGGGAACGGATGGGTGAACTCCGTGGCAGGAAGCGGCTGGGCTCGCTGGCGGAGAAGGTCGTCGGCGGATCGCTCGATCCGTACGCGGCGGCGGACGAACTGGTCGCGGGCGTGACCGAGGCCTGA
- a CDS encoding response regulator transcription factor has protein sequence MRLLIVEDERRLALSLARGLSAEGFAVDVVHDGKEGLHRAGEGTYDLIVLDIMLPGMNGYRVCAALRAAGDETPVLMLTAKDGEYDEAEGLDTGADDYLTKPFSYVVLLARVRALLRRRTRGARTVLQLGALCVDPGTRRVCVGERDVEVTAKEFAVLEHLAVRAGDVVSKSDILEHVWDFAYEGDVNIVEVYVSALRRKLGAGWIATVRGAGYRLVDAGA, from the coding sequence ATGCGCCTGCTGATCGTGGAGGACGAACGCCGGCTCGCCCTCTCCCTCGCCCGGGGGCTGAGCGCCGAGGGCTTCGCCGTCGATGTCGTGCACGACGGCAAGGAAGGCCTGCACCGGGCCGGCGAGGGCACCTACGACCTGATCGTCCTGGACATCATGCTGCCGGGCATGAACGGCTACCGGGTCTGCGCCGCCCTGCGCGCGGCCGGTGACGAGACGCCCGTGCTCATGCTGACGGCGAAGGACGGCGAGTACGACGAGGCCGAGGGCCTGGACACCGGGGCCGACGACTATCTGACCAAGCCCTTCTCGTACGTCGTGCTGCTCGCCAGGGTCAGGGCGCTGCTGCGGCGCCGCACGCGCGGAGCCCGCACCGTGCTCCAGCTGGGCGCCCTCTGCGTCGACCCCGGGACGCGCCGGGTGTGCGTGGGGGAGCGGGACGTGGAGGTGACGGCGAAGGAGTTCGCGGTGCTGGAGCATCTGGCGGTCAGGGCAGGGGACGTCGTCTCCAAGTCGGACATCCTCGAACACGTCTGGGACTTCGCGTACGAGGGCGACGTCAACATCGTCGAGGTGTACGTCAGCGCGCTGCGCCGCAAGCTCGGGGCGGGCTGGATCGCCACCGTGCGCGGTGCCGGATACCGGCTGGTGGACGCCGGTGCGTAG